In Haliotis asinina isolate JCU_RB_2024 chromosome 15, JCU_Hal_asi_v2, whole genome shotgun sequence, the sequence GATTCACAACATTAGGATCAATCTACGACTTCATGCATCGTCTCAAGACAGGGTACTTTTCTTTGTGCTTGTATGTGCACCATTCTGTTGTCTGTCCCTTTCTTTGAGGAAAGTCGATGCTTGCCATTCGTGGCAAGCGCTTTCCGTATTGAAAGTTAAACACAGGTATGCAAATCTATTTACACTGACAGCATTTAGCTTGCTTACAGTTCTATAAAGTTGTTCTCAAAGTATCCACAACACTGGACATATACGAAGTAAGGTAATATACTTATAGATATTGGGAAATGCATTATTTTACCGATTCTCATAATGATTGAAACTTCATGAATTCTCCATCAGTTTTGCTGGCATTAAATATTTACGATGTAATGTGAGACGGACGGCGTGTAATGAGTCATCCAAACTATATACAGTTGTGTATATCCTGACTGGGTGTGGATCGGATGGAGGCGTATATCTAGAACTTTCTAGCAGAAGTCATTCGGATTTATTTCGTAGTTGGGGCGTGTGCTTGTTATCTGGGGAGTCCGATGTAATCATTATTACTATACTCAGTCAGTCTGCTAACGACAGTTGTCTGAGCATGTTAGAATGTTGGTCAACCATTTGGAGGACACTATGTGCAGAGTTTTAGTTAAATAAATTCTAAATACTTGCCGAAACCACATTGTGTTTGATAAGGCACTTGTGGTTTGTTTTATTTCCGTGTAAATATTTGTAGAACGTTATTGAGAGGTGATTATGCTATTAATTTAATTACGTACTTCCTGAACAAATACTTATCCCAAACCACCATTTAAATACGCTCCTACCTTGTCGACGTAGGCGGTGGCCAGTGAGCATGTGTCCGACACTGTCCGGAGCCTGACGAGAGAGACGTAACATGATGGTAACGTGGAGTTAATGTCCGTTCGCAGTAGGTCCAACATTGGTACGCTTATAAGGAAACTGACACCGGAGACTGAACACTTCACAGCACCTAACAGgttcatcatttatttatcACTTGTCGAACAAAGCAAGGTCACGTGTCGTATTTGATAGCATGGCGACGTATTCTTACACGAATGGGGGTGCATCTCAGAAAATATTGTACAGATAAGCAAAATGAAACAACTCGACATCACTGTTGTTATTACTGGTACCGAACGGAACCAACGTGTCCATTTTGGTGCCATTAAGAGATTCCCAGCAATATAGAACTATGAATAGACATGAACTCTCGTTTCTCTCTTCATATCTGTAGTATCTTCAGCTTCTTACACAACCAGCAACACGTTTGTTACAACACATTCTACTTAGTACATAGTCTGGTATACTATATATTATTCGCAGTGCATTTGAGAATGGCCGCCATCGAGTATTGATATTATTTGGTGTAAAGGGAAATGTTTTCATTGAGTAATTATCTTATCAGACGTTATAACATCTGCATGTTGAGAGAGTAGAATGGTGCATGATAAATCCTCTTAGCTAAACGACCCACAGGGTACACCATACTCAAAGTCCGCGGGGATACGTTCCCCAGAAGGCCGGTACAGCAGGACGTGAACATCTCAGTGCCAAGGATAATGTCGCATCTCATATCTTGAATAACCCAATCTTGTACTGGAACGCGAGGAGCCCCTTCTGTTTCCGGTCAGCGTCCATCCAGCATTGGGAGGGGTTGCGAGAAAACACGTGAAGGTCCACACTAAGAAGCACCTTCGCCTCTTCGCTGATCATCAGGTCTTTATGAGGTGACCCCCGGGCCCTGTAGGCAAGCCATGTAATCTTTACACATCACGTGATATAAGATGTCAGTTTACCCTTGCGTCGTAATGAACATACACTGAAACTAATCCGATGACAACGCCGGCTAAAACTGAACATGTTTCCGTGTTGCTGCAGTTTCTGTACAGAAATGTTGACTGACGAACTGTCACCGACTGAACTATATGGTTTTGAGAAGAgttgaactgatgttttattGGAATGTGTTCCTGTATGGGTAGCGTAGCAGAGGGTTTCAACTAGGCCCCGGTTACTGCCAACAGTGCTGGGATGTGCTGTATTGAAGATGTTAGTCTTCATTTCTGTTACTGAGCCATGATACGTGATTACGAGGATTGGAAGATGACGTCATTGATTAAAGACGCTTTCTAGCAGTGTAGTGCTGCAGCCTAACGTATTTGATTTTAAGTGTCTTGCCGATGTTTTGCAACCCTGGGTGTCAGCCTGCTGGTTCTGAAAGTCATCGACATACTGGTGTTATTATCTTTATGGAATGTCCCTATAACACTTTGTTACGCATTTATGAACACATGTTGGTAAATGCATCGCTATGATCCGGATTAGAACATTATCTCCTTttacgaagcaacctttactaagattaaccttaactcccattctttaacattgcgcTAATGTCGCATCCCCACCACAAAATACATTATCATGACGTATATATCACGTCATGCTGTAAGTCATGcgctctggattgtctgggccagactccgTTATTTACGGACCGCAGTCATCTTGAATATTACGGAGTGCTAAGGTAACCTAACCCGAGCTAACGTTTAGTCAGTGTGAGTCATGGGTCCTGCTAAACTCAACATTTAGGAATATAATCATTGTGGTAAATGAGGTGTGTACAGAATCGATtccggaccagacaaaccgATGACTGGTATAATGACCACCAAACATCCCTGGACATACGTATATTCACACCGCACACGGtgattgagagagagaaagagagagagagagagagagcatatatatatatatgccggCCCTGAAGGCTACTAGCCACCCTTAGTATATGTGACAGTGACATAGTGGCACCTCTGTGCCAGTGACAAGTGTGCCTCTGAGCGACGCAACGTTGATTTTGGTGGATAATGTTGGCGACGTTTAATGCAACCAATATGGAAACGCGTGCGAAATGTCAACGCACTGTCATCGAGGATACCAGTGTATACAGTGCAACAAAGGGTTCTCCAGGCATGCGGTCGACATACTGGACATCATATATGTCAAAACATACATAGCTGACAACGTGTACGGCCATAGCGCTGCAACAAGCAGTGCCACTTGCCAGTTTTGTCCCACTCGTGTGTTAATTATACTGCTAACCACATATTCCACCTCACAAACACAACATCTGTCATGTGTGTATAGGTAAGTTCAATCTTCATACCGTCTCATAAAGAGGTATAACTGGCAGAGATGTGGCTTCGGGCGAAACTAATAATCTACACACCTACACTGTCTGTCACCAAGACGCCTTGGAAGCAGATTCATTGTCATGTAATCATCGCTCGTTATATTTGACTTTAGATGATTGATAAGACTGTTCCGTGGCGTACACTGCACACACCCACCGACACCCCAGTCGCTGACAGACTGAGTTTACATTCTTGGTATAGTAACACTGTTCTGGCCACCTGGGACCCGTGCTTCCCTGTCCCGCTAGACACTCACTGACCCGGAACTACACACCTGAAAAGAGGTGGCTACCGTTAGTTTATATATACTTAAGTTTTGTGACAGGATGTTCACTTACCACTCTGCCTGGCTTAACCCCGACTGAATCAGCTGTCTTCAACACACATGGTAAGATGGCTTTTCTTGTTACATTCTGAACCTCTTTTTCAGAGCATGTAGGTGCCATTCCAAACCGTGACCATGGAATGTGATGCACACACCCGGATGATAAAGATGGTCACTTGTAGCCACTGAGGTAACTTATATCGGGACAAAAACTGTCAACACCAGTTCCAACGGAATGTAACTCTTTAGAAGCTCATAGACACGCTAAACACCAAATATCGACGATAAACAGCTGTCTAACGAGGACCACCAGTACCCATATGGCTACGTAGAAGTGCAGCAATGATAATCACAACGGTGCAACGATGATAATCAGTACTCAACGTAGAACACAATGGTGCAACGATGGTGATCAGGACCCAGCGTAGAAGACAATAGTGAAACGATGATAATCAGTACTCAGCGTAGAACACAATGGTGAAACGATGATAATCAGGACCCAGCGTATAGCACAATGGTGAAACGATGGTAAACAAGACCGTGGAGCGCAACGGTGCTAATTAACACCGTGGAGCACAATGGTGAAACGATGATAATCAATACGCGGCGTGGAGCACAAAGATGCAACGATGGTAATCAGTACACAGCGTGAAGCACAAAGGTGAAACGATGATAATCAGCACACAGCTTGGAGCACAAAGGTGCAACGATGATAATCAGCACACAGCTTGGGGCACAAAGGTGCAACGATGACAATCAGCACACAGCTTGGAGCACAAAGGTGCAACGATGATAATCAGCACTCAGCGTGGAACGCAAAGGTGCAACGATGGTAATCAGTACTCAGCGTGGAGCACAATGGAGCAACGATGATAATCAGTACCTAGCTTGGAGGACAGTGCAATGGTGCGCCCATATTAATCAGTACATTTGGGGATACAGTTGTGGAGCGATAACCACCATTGGTGCAATGCTAACCGTTATGGAAGGAGCACTGCTTGGGAACGTTGAAAAACACCACCCTTCGTTTCGAAAAGGAATAACTCGTTGAATTGTACATGCTTTTATTCCCGAACCATTTTCGTTTTGTCTAGTAAGAGACAATATCGTGGAAGAAACAGCGTCTTTCAAACATATCCCTCGAAAGACTGCCCGCTGTACCCACGCAGGCGTGAAACACGTTATAACCGACATATGTTTGTTGCTGTTTCCGGACATTGGAACAAATCGGCTTACACCTGATGCCCCGTCCCTGTCGGAGGTCAAGGAGCTTGGTCAGTCATGTCCTGGTTGATTTTCACTAATCACACTTACGTCAGCTGGATTACGTTAACTACCTCGTTTTCCAACGTCCCTGAAACGACGTACGTTCAACGGTGACATGGCAGTGATACGTAACAGTTTGTTTGGGGGAGGGATTAAGGGAAGGTAATGGTGATTTTGTGGTTATTTCCTACCTCGTGCTCAGGCCATCTACAAGAACTGAATGAAACCATCCCATCCTAAGTGGGGTCGGTGCAGATGTTATGCATACCGTGATTTCACGTGGCCGAAACCCCAAACTTATCAAACACATAACGAAAAGATGAAGTGACCTCGATATTTAAAGATGATGGCGAAATATGTTTCAAAGATGAGATTACAACAGTTGCGTAGCTTCGGGACATAAGGAAATCTGGCATAAGACGTTTATGCCGCACATATCTATACCTGTATGTGTTCCTACATTACTTATGGACACACCTTGAACTACCGGCATTTATATGAACGGTGCCAACCGCTAGTGTTGATATTAATCCTGACGCTTTCGTCGTGTAAGTTTCTTAAGGCGTGCAAATAAAATGGTTCTAACATGTAGAAAGGGATGTTAACAGTGATTTGTATATTGTTCTCCAATCAGGGATGTTGACAGTGACTTTAATATTGTCCTCCAGTTACGGATGTTGACAGTGACGTGCTTATTGTCCCACAGTTGAGAGTGACGTGTACATTGACAGGGAGGTTGGCAATGAcgtaaatactgacatgttgttTGGAAGGTTGACCGAGATACAGCTATATCTGGGCAAATCTGGAAGCCCCGTAACAGGGGATACTTTGTAGGTGATGCTACCTCCTCGCAAATGTATTTTGTAGCGTAAACCTAATTCCTTATGTTATTCCGCATCTCCGCTGATCATGAGCTGTTTCTTAAAGATCTTGACTGTTGACGAATACTAGGAGAAATGgttatttcatacattgtgtGTAATTACCTTCcaataaatatgaaaactgAACACATGACTATTCCACTTTTTGTCAGAGTATATGCTGTCGACATCCCTTTGTGGACAGAAGAGTGTCATGTTGTGTACAAACTTTTTTGAAACGATAACACTGATAGGGCAGATAAGTCACTTTAATGATACAAGCACGAAAGTGAAATACAGAACAGttacaaagggaagtaactctcaaATGATCTGTCTTTAGCATGTCAATATCGACCCATATACAGTCAGTATCATTACCACGCTAACACGGCACTCCAAACAATTATTTCGTTGAACACATAAACTGgaatattatttttattcaaaGCCTCCCAAACTGTTCACGTTCACACTCAGCGACGGAAATAACATGTTGAAACTGAACACGCATCGAACTTACTTGTGTGAGTCGGTTGGGTTTCTTTGGTTGATGACTCAAACATAATATTTATGAACACGAGGCCCGGCTGAAGCAGGTACATGTCTATTAATTCCACCATCCGTCTACATCTCCCCTCCCCCACAGGCCTGCCTTAACCCCTTCGAACAGTCGCACAATCACTGGCATGGTGGCTACTGGTCCGTGGAGCTGGAGGGACTGGTATGTAAATTGAATCCTTTATGAAGTGTCTGGAGGTGTTATAAAAAGGTGCAATGGGTATCCGGCGAGGTGGCCGTAACGTCAGTGTGTTTCAGTTACTGCATGTCTTCAACTATCGATTGTTTCGGGAAGACGGATCTTCATGTCATCGCCTGAGCTTCAAAGATTGTTGTGTTCGCTTCATTGCTTTACCTTGGGGAAAAGATGAAACACGATACTGGTCCGTGTTGTAGAACCTAAGAATCTGTTTGATAAAAGAAcgcagatataatttcaaaagaCTTGTTCTCTGTGATCTATAGGTATGCATTGATCAACATCGTTAGTTAGATTCTGAAGTTGTGTTTGGGCGGACATCAATACTGTATGGACGTTAGATACGATGTGAATGAGATGTGAAATCACTAATTCAGGAGCTCTGTAATGGTACTCCCGTGTTAGTGTCTTACAACGTAGTGTTGTGTTTGTGAAAAACTATGTAATATTATATTTGCGAATGACTGTGTAACGTTTGAACCTGACAACTGCAAGATCTATAGCTATTTAATTAACGTCTGTTATGGGGTAAAGAAACCTGCAGTACCTTCAAAGATATGTCTTTCCGAGAGAACAGCCGAATTCCTTGATATGGACAGAATATGTACTGGAAATATAACAGTGAATAAGAGCAAAGTAACATGACAGTGCAGCAAACGGGGGAAATCGTTCATTGTGTTTTCAGTGGTACTCCTCAAGGAGCAAATTACAGAAATATCATTTGCTATTTTATGGAGACCAACACGGAAAACCAACATGCATATACCTATAACCCGAACTTTGATTTAATTCGGGGTATAACCGCGTCCTCAGTGTCGcattatttaaaacatctgtccgAAAATCTGAAGCACATGCTGTTCCGATGACCTCTGTCGTTCCGTTGTATAGCTGATAGAGTCAGCAGAAACGCTCAACTCGTGCGAATGTAATAACGGACCTACGCAGTTCTGAAGCATTGTAGTGAATACATGAAGCGTAGCACTTCCAGTTATCGGGTCTCATTTGTCACTAAAAACtgtaataatatatatctgGCACGAATGATTCAGGGGTTATTTCCATGTATGCGCATGGCTGGAGAACACTGTACCCAGAATTGATGCAAATTTCCAATCTGTCACAGAATTGTATATTCACAAGTGAAACTGCCAATAGTCTGAATACTATGTGAGCCTCTGAATACACATATCATGATATATGTAAATGATATGATGAAGATAGTGTATATTAAACAGGCAAGTGATATGTATGCACTATTATGTTTTGAAGAAACTAGTTTTTATGCTGACATCAGTCCCAGCTGCGCTTACTTTTTTCGTGTTTTACGTATGATACACGGATAATGACAAGCGAGAACTCTGGAAATGTGACTGTTTTGACCTCTGTCGTGAACGCTGACAACGACTCCCGCTACGACATGTTCCACTCCACGACAATATTTTACTCCCCGCGCGGGGACACGGTAAGAGTTGGCTCCTGGCATAAACGGATCAGGGTGGGGGAGTCCCGAGTGGGGAGCTGAGGTGGAGAGGATTTGTGGAGCGGAACACCTGCTATGTAGTATATGCATCTTGAAGAAAGAAACGTCCAGGATGATTTCAACTACTCGAAGTATTTTGCTGTTTGGAAAGTTAATACTTCTTCACAGTTTTATTCTCCATCAACCGTTGACTTAGCTGGTTAACCCGTTGACTTAGAGGGTTATCACATAACAGTTCAAGATGATGTCGCTCTGATCACAACAGAACTCGTCCAGAAGCCCTTTAACGGATGCTATTTTGATGTAATCGTGTTCTTTGTTTTAAGCATATGGGTTAATTTCATGTACCGATGGAGTAATGTACGTACAGTTTTGAAACTAAGTATCACGCTGTTACATCTGCGGAGTAGCGCCATTGGTGTCTGTTATCAATACCTATGTCAAGGTTAAGTAGATCTACCACTTTAGTGTATAATATGGCGCAGTGTCTACACAAATCGCCTGTAGAGTTTATTGAATGGCTGTGCACAAAACAGCGAGCCTCACAGTGGCGGCCCTCCACCCCGGTGAGGACAGAGCGTGTGAACACTTGTATGTCTGCCTGGCCAGGTAGACGCATCTCACAAAGGCATAGGGCTAGACGTGGTGTACTCTAGGCAGTAAGATATATGCGTATATGTAGACCAGACCGTGTGAACATTGCTACAGAGTGATGAAGCCTTATCCCGAGACTTCAGATGTTGAGGTAGGTTAATGCATGCAAGGTATAGTGAACGGAGTTTCAAGGGTACATAATGATGAGGTATCTATTCTTGACCCTTTATATTTCAGTGTGTGACCGTTAATACCTTTCTGATACAATAaggtattaattattattggttTTATCATTGATCTAGGATCaatcacgcacgcacacgcacgcacgcatgcacgcacgcatgcacgcacgcacgcacacacacgcgctcGCGCGCACGAAATGGCCTCACGTAATGAACGTAACAACGGTGACCATGTTGGAGATGAAATCCATAGAAGTCATTGTAGTTGTCACGGTACATAGACACCCAGATTATTCTTGTGCCGTATGCATGTCTTCTAAAGAGTCTTTACGAAACTGAACAATCCCAGTGATCACCAAGAATATCTTGTATGAATTCGGAAGACCGTGTGTAATATTTGCTTCCTGTTTCAGGACCGCGGCAAGATGGAGCGGCTGCGGCCGGAGCGGCGTCCGCGACAGCGCGTTCAAAAAGTATGGCGTAGTGTGTGCTGGGCAGACTCCTTTTCTGACGAGTCCCTCGTCATGGACACAATCGACATCACCGCCGACTTCGCTCTCCGGAAGATCGCCACGCTGTTCGAGAACAGAAAGTATGAGGAGTGTGCCTCGCTCATCCGCCGCCTCAACCACCTGATGGTGAAGGCTATCCTGAAGGAGGTGCCTATTGACGTTATTCACGAGGCTTTGCCATACAGTGCGTGTATTCTGGAGGCGCTGTACGTCAAAGTATATCAGACCTATGCAGAGCGGTTCCCGATGGCAGAGATGCACCAGGATCAGTTGGTCAAGCGGATGGTGTGTATCTTTGCGAAGCAGTACAGCGCCAACAAGGGAGATAAAAACTCGAACATGTTCCTGCCGTCTTTCAGAACAGTGCTACGGATCATACTGTCTGTGCAGCCCGACTTCCGCCACCAGATGTTCCTCAGGAAGAAGAGCATTGATCAATGTTTGCTTCATCTTGGTCACCACGGTATGGTTGACAGCTCAGGTGGGAGACTCATGAGCCTCCACGATGCACTTAAAGTTGAGTTTGAGAAGGTCGTGATGCAGTATAAATCTGCAATACAGAAGATGGACGATCTGAGTCTATCTGCTAAACACCCCACCAGTAGTTCTGTGACATCCGGCAAAGCGCCGACAAACGCCAGTCACCAGCGACTGATGCAGGTGACACGATCTGACGTTCAGAACCGACTCATCAAGAACAAAACCCTGTTGAACGTTGTGGAACCATCCATTACCAGCCagtatttgaaacatttgatcATGGTGCTGCAGAAAAGGATCGAATACGACAAGTATATGCTGTTTCACGACACAGAGTTACGGAAGATGACCGGGATCGTGGACGACGACATCTACCTCTCCGTCACTTTACGTCAGTTCTCACAGGGATATGCTGCCATGTTGCAGGtgctaagggagataactggcgATGACTATATCCCTGAGGGGCATGATAATGGCAACCACACCCTCAGCCAGGAGGATAATCTTGGGAGACGTAGTACGTCTACAGTCAGTGGCAAGACAGAACCGGGACATGGCATTGGGAAAGCACCAGGTAAGACACTACTAATATAGCATGTTGTTCCTTGATAAAACGTGCGTGATAATGTTATACGAATTGggttttgtgtgtctgtgtcactTTGGCCTCATATCCCAATTATGTAAGATGCTCTGTGCTCGTCTATGTTCTTAAGTTACGTTCATTATTCAGAAAGCAATAATATATGAAATCATCTTTTCCAAACGCTGGAACACATTTtagctttttttttttaacatatgAACACTTAGCTGTGTATCATCATCAATATTCCTTCGCAAACTCACAAACCGCCACTTAATTAGTTCTTTGAATCATGATCTTTGAATTGGCTAGAGTGTGCATATGTGTTATCCAAATCGGCAGCTGTACACTCTATATTTCTTCATAAGTTTGAGTATGTTTGATCAGATCTTATGATCTGTGTATCTAGCAGGAGGTAGCGTGGGGAGCTTCAGGTTTCCCATTAACGTTGCGACACAGACAGTGTTACCTTTACACACGGGGGTGGGGGGTGCATTTTACAGCTGAGTGCGTCACCTTGTCTCGGCCCTGTCATAATAGTATCTGTATCTTCTCATGATTACCCGTGTTAGACTGACATATACTCTGGTAGAACATGCCCGGACACATACTCTCAGCCTTTTTGGAGTTGTCTCACTTGCTACGACATCAACGATCCAAGAGGCTAGAGAATGGCGTCACTATGCGCCGTGCTGTCTGGAAAGAAAAAGAGATACAGTGCTGGTATGTCCCCTGTGTGGCTAtatatagtggagatttatgtAGGTATCTTTCAAACTGTAACGGCTTTCGTTCTATTCTCTCTTCTCATCAATCATTGTCTCGTCAATCTTCCAACCGATCACGTCACAGCTATTGTGGTCTCAGGCTCTTTCCGAGGGCAATAATGAATTATGCATGTAATGTTCGATACATTAGAACATCATTTTAACTCTCACGTTTATTGTGTCACAAATGTGATTAAGTGGATCATAAATGGGTTCTTATGCTATAACAAACTCTAAGAACTCATCTTGTGAttgatctttttaattctttgtTAATAAATAGTTGAAGGAAAAAAACAAGGgacagtcaacttctttattgcagtgagtgcgacgtttcggtgtaggcgCAATCACCGTTATCAAACAAGTTTTACTTCATCTTTGCAACTTCTAAAATTCTGAAACGCTGCTTTCTGTATCTGATGGGCCTGCTAGGCTCACACATACGTCTGCACGCACATTGTATGTGGGGTCTACGGCTGTGGTAGAACCAGGTACATGTATTGTGAGGCATTCAAGCAATGACTTCATGTTAACCGCAACAATCACATGAGCCGAAATAAAGGTTCCTGAGCGACATAAGgcgcatttgtgtgtgtgttgacagTACTAACGGCATAGATGTATGTCAAATGGATATTCATGCTTGCTGAACACAACAAAGCCGTAAATTGACACGAAGTCACTGTGAGGACAAACACAATGTGTTGTAGGTTATCAGCGGCCTATAGTAGCTACAAAAGCAATCACTCTAGGCGAGGACTTGTCCTGGAATGTCAATTAGTGGGACTTATGGGCAGGTGCGTGCTCAGTGTGGAGAACATTAAGCCCATGGAGAGGTTGTCTTTCCCAAAACTCTTCGTCGATAATGACCTATGTTATTTCATTCGCgatttaaaactaaactaacacTTACTGTCTGAAAAACATATCAATTTGATAGTCACAAACCCATTTATATTGAAAAGGAGTaccagtgagatgggagatgcAGAACTTGCTTCGTTGCTTCATTCAGACTTGCTCCATATAGGTCAtatcaaaagacgttaaaatatggtacttgttgatgcttgcctggcgctcggcattcatgggtacaacaaggactggtcggctcggcGTCATTAGAATTAATGTGTCGGAgtgcttaactgcggcatgttatctcagtgagctaggcCTGTGAAACcagccacacatgcacacatatgcTCGTGGTCATATGAGCGAAACATTCTTAAGTCAGACGTGAAACCCAATTTCACCTGACCTGACTTTAGTAGGGGGGGAGGGAGGCTGGGCAGGAAGGGCTCGgcaatagggaaaataatgtggtcacGGGACTTAGAGACTGACTAGAACCTCCCATGCTCTTGTCGCGTATGTGGCTGACATCACTGCAATAACAAAATACTATCTATACCATAAAACACACGTGGATGCAGAGTTTGTGTTTCTTCTTCTGTCTCCCCTAAGTTTTCAAAAGGACATTTGACATAGTAATTCTGGCTATTGCTTGATACGCACATAAATCAAAGCTGATTTAGGAAGTCGCATCTGCTGGAGTTTACTACCTATCTGTGACAGAACACAAAACGATGACAGCGAGGCATCATGATTCAGTTCTCCACAATCGCCTGTCGGGTGTAGTGGACAGAGCATGTGGGTGGAGAAGAGGAGCGAACCACAGGCCAATATTTAGCAGTCGTTTATATACTGTGCTTGTCGCTATCCTGTATATACATTGAGCTTGGCATCAGCTGATCGGTCTGGGATAGACTTACAAAAGCCTCTAAGGTAAATTCCAATTTATTACATGATAGTTTCTGAAAAAGTAATGAATAACAGATAGAGGTTCCATGGGCTCAGTATTCAGTACAGCACCAACAGACCTAGAGCAAGGCCTGGTATATCATGATAAAGATGCGCATTAACACACGCAGTTACATATGTACGCCCCTGTATGAGCGACAGATGCACATCTAATAAAAAACACAATTACACACACAATGTTGAGCACTTACAGGATTCTGGACGTCGCAGATGTTGAGTGCACATACTGTATGAGCTCCATGTAGCGGTATAATGTTCTAAACATCGTCACAGAAAAGTGATGCTATTACGGTAAGATGTTTTTATGTGTGTAATAGACGCGTTACTTTCACGATATGTCTGTACGTTACCCAAtggtggttgacacatgttcttGGTGGTGAGTTGTTTGAGAGTttacatggttgacacatgttcttGGTCGGGGTTTGTTTGAGAGTTTACATGGTTGTTCTTGATCATCGGTGACATGCGTCCGTTGTCGGTCGATAGTTAAAGAAGAGCTTAGATGGCTGACATATGTTATTTGTCATTGCTGTGTGTACATATTGATAATCGAACAAGGTAGCTGTCGGATGTCATAGAAGTAACTGGTCCACAGTGGTTACTGATTAAACAGTTCATTTCCTTACGGTGAAATTCATAGAGTCGCATGTAAAATCATCACAACGTCAATGTATGTAGATGTAGAGAGACCGACCAAGATTCACAGTACCTCACATGCAATAGCTATAC encodes:
- the LOC137265897 gene encoding uncharacterized protein isoform X1, yielding MERLRPERRPRQRVQKVWRSVCWADSFSDESLVMDTIDITADFALRKIATLFENRKYEECASLIRRLNHLMVKAILKEVPIDVIHEALPYSACILEALYVKVYQTYAERFPMAEMHQDQLVKRMVCIFAKQYSANKGDKNSNMFLPSFRTVLRIILSVQPDFRHQMFLRKKSIDQCLLHLGHHGMVDSSGGRLMSLHDALKVEFEKVVMQYKSAIQKMDDLSLSAKHPTSSSVTSGKAPTNASHQRLMQVTRSDVQNRLIKNKTLLNVVEPSITSQYLKHLIMVLQKRIEYDKYMLFHDTELRKMTGIVDDDIYLSVTLRQFSQGYAAMLQVLREITGDDYIPEGHDNGNHTLSQEDNLGRRSTSTVSGKTEPGHGIGKAPGVGTLLTGNGSVESLPQRSGAPSSLPTGHYHWKPPSNVSGTNSTTAPSHHSVDMMTSFSSSDAEHEVRSNGVMSRDTTSCDVSALQRQVERLRLELSEAQDQIRKMEAREVQLKERLSDQVHKQFTVNAGSFENINLGSGKRPTELIRQYGNLYTDGRVDAMDALNSFTQLGDLDVLKMKILFSVIVLAFRTAQQSLQDLKQKLQQMLNIPTPDAASADPLSRDLERHLDYYLSQSADRFDLSKCVEDVCRQIYATLYDYPCLKDCPVLVEYIRECVRLSWGLTVVNPPYVIVYDSRSFSSDSHTRFHTSNPDSEDVQCFLWPSLIESQTGVVLHKGVVIT
- the LOC137265897 gene encoding uncharacterized protein isoform X2, which gives rise to MERLRPERRPRQRVQKVWRSVCWADSFSDESLVMDTIDITADFALRKIATLFENRKYEECASLIRRLNHLMVKAILKEVPIDVIHEALPYSACILEALYVKVYQTYAERFPMAEMHQDQLVKRMVCIFAKQYSANKGDKNSNMFLPSFRTVLRIILSVQPDFRHQMFLRKKSIDQCLLHLGHHGMVDSSGGRLMSLHDALKVEFEKVVMQYKSAIQKMDDLSLSAKHPTSSSVTSGKAPTNASHQRLMQVTRSDVQNRLIKNKTLLNVVEPSITSQYLKHLIMVLQKRIEYDKYMLFHDTELRKMTGIVDDDIYLSVTLRQFSQGYAAMLQVLREITGDDYIPEGHDNGNHTLSQEDNLGRRSTSTVSGKTEPGHGIGKAPGNGSVESLPQRSGAPSSLPTGHYHWKPPSNVSGTNSTTAPSHHSVDMMTSFSSSDAEHEVRSNGVMSRDTTSCDVSALQRQVERLRLELSEAQDQIRKMEAREVQLKERLSDQVHKQFTVNAGSFENINLGSGKRPTELIRQYGNLYTDGRVDAMDALNSFTQLGDLDVLKMKILFSVIVLAFRTAQQSLQDLKQKLQQMLNIPTPDAASADPLSRDLERHLDYYLSQSADRFDLSKCVEDVCRQIYATLYDYPCLKDCPVLVEYIRECVRLSWGLTVVNPPYVIVYDSRSFSSDSHTRFHTSNPDSEDVQCFLWPSLIESQTGVVLHKGVVIT